A genomic window from Nasonia vitripennis strain AsymCx chromosome 4 unlocalized genomic scaffold, Nvit_psr_1.1 chr4_random0009, whole genome shotgun sequence includes:
- the LOC100499182 gene encoding uncharacterized protein LOC100499182 isoform X1 has product MDQVLKNIVTSIVFDEVLNHVTMCFDPAGKFPMVMKLLNSYEPNNTVTFEIIPRGPHHDSARLTIKYRTRTSATRLRSDYKTSRTEDRMTVEQRVEAPTDSDSSDTDNDDINSDDNVNDNGYPLQYNPQNNVELLKMNLTDAYTITAIYRGDAVDAEALFRQYGPCHTEHYMSTTDDTKAISTRYQLDRHARKIINLYRQYIQRTDEDVQGLRRQEREQGPPTTDYVRADDTICVRVPRTVSKQELTEIFATFGEIADIRRIKPNDEDERYTAFIQYRHKDSAYKAVTETDNTYLPKWAYNRRQRTTKPATTQENAQERQRTVGPQEPAQRQRRWTLDPANNTKLYVLAPPDTTQQEFRADFIKYEEAIQIELTNGKKENNEKVGYVIYKDKIDAIDAKLNGPRKYKIDWK; this is encoded by the coding sequence atggaccaagttttgaaaaatatcgtcACTTCAATCGTCTTCGACGAAGTTTTGAACCATGTCACTATGTGTTTTGACCCCGCGGGAAAATTCCCTATGGTGATGAAGCTATTGAACAGTTATGAACCAAACAACACCGTCACGTTTGAAATTATTCCAAGAGGACCACACCATGACTCAGCGAGATTAACTATTAAGTACAGAACACGGACAAGCGCGACGAGACTCAGAAGCGACTATAAGACATCCAGAACAGAGGACAGGATGACAGTAGAACAGAGAGTTGAAGCACCGACTGATTCGGACAGCTCAGACACAGACAACGACGATATCAACAGCGACGACAATGTTAATGATAACGGCTACCCCTTGCAGTACAATCCCCAAAACAACGTGGAATTACTCAAGATGAACTTGACGGACGCTTATACGAtaacagctatatacagaggAGACGCAGTTGACGCAGAGGCATTGTTCAGACAGTACGGACCATGCCACACAGAACATTACATGTCCACGACAGACGATACTAAAGCCATATCGACACGGTACCAGTTAGACAGACATGCacggaaaataataaatctgtACAGACAATATATACAACGAACAGACGAGGACGTACAAGGACTTCGACGGCAAGAACGAGAACAGGGACCACCGACAACAGATTACGTTAGAGCGGACGATACTATTTGTGTACGAGTACCGCGGACAGTAAGCAAACAAGAACTGACGGAAATATTTGCAACATTTGGAGAAATAGCTGACATACGACGCATCAAACCGAACGACGAAGACGAACGTTATACAGCATTTATACAATACAGACACAAGGACAGCGCATACAAAGCAGTAACAGAAACTGACAATACATACTTACCGAAATGGGCTTATAATCGAAGACAACGGACGACAAAACCAGCGACGACACAGGAAAATGCACAGGAGCGACAGAGAACCGTAGGACCACAGGAACCCGCACAGAGACAAAGACGATGGACGTTGGACCCCGCCAACAACACAAAACTGTATGTTCTCGCACCACCTGACACGACACAACAGGAATTCAGAGCGGACTTCATAAAATACGAAGAAGCAATACAGATAGAGTTAACGAACGGAAAAAAGGAGAATAATGAAAAAGTAGGATACGTTATTTACAAGGACAAAATAGACGCCATCGACGCCAAATTAAACGGACcacgaaaatacaaaattgacTGGAAGTGA